The Flaviramulus sp. BrNp1-15 genome has a window encoding:
- a CDS encoding metal-dependent hydrolase, translated as MDSLTQIVLGAACGEAVLGKKIGNKALFYGVIGGTIPDLDVYVGNLLYNNQIDAMLFHRGFMHSILFSVLGAFLLGWLVHKLYNSGQRLHTTTQKNWTSLFFWSLFTHPILDCFTPYGTQLFAPFSNYRVALNNIAVVDPMYTLPFLICMIALMFFNRTSVKRRFWLKLGLGISSVYMLFTFGNKLYIDSVFKKSLKDNKISSTRFSTQPAIFNNVLWFGIAETDTSYFVADYSLFDTKDRFLNFRSIPKQRDLPPSEFIDIKNLAWFSNQYYSVYKIDNNEYSYNDLRYPLLDETNPNSSVFSLLLYKDENRLNMKPFEPKFEGFNNIMTTMWLRMKGI; from the coding sequence ATGGATTCACTAACTCAAATTGTACTAGGCGCTGCTTGTGGCGAAGCTGTATTAGGAAAAAAAATTGGTAACAAAGCTTTATTTTATGGAGTTATAGGTGGTACAATTCCAGATTTAGATGTTTACGTAGGTAATCTGCTTTATAACAATCAAATTGATGCCATGTTATTTCATAGAGGGTTTATGCACTCTATATTGTTTTCTGTTTTAGGCGCTTTTTTACTTGGTTGGTTAGTACACAAATTATATAATTCAGGACAACGTTTACATACAACTACTCAAAAAAATTGGACTAGTTTATTTTTCTGGTCTTTATTTACACATCCTATTTTAGATTGCTTTACACCTTACGGAACACAATTATTTGCACCATTTAGCAATTATAGAGTGGCTTTAAATAACATTGCAGTTGTAGATCCTATGTATACCTTACCGTTTTTAATTTGCATGATTGCTCTTATGTTTTTTAATAGAACCTCTGTTAAAAGACGCTTTTGGTTGAAATTAGGATTGGGTATTAGTTCTGTTTATATGCTATTTACCTTTGGTAATAAGTTATATATAGATTCGGTATTTAAAAAATCTTTGAAAGACAATAAAATAAGTTCTACTCGATTTAGTACTCAACCAGCTATTTTTAATAACGTATTATGGTTTGGTATAGCAGAAACAGATACTTCTTATTTTGTTGCCGATTATTCCTTATTTGATACTAAAGATAGATTTTTAAATTTTAGATCGATACCAAAACAAAGAGATTTACCTCCTTCAGAATTTATTGATATTAAAAACCTGGCTTGGTTTAGCAATCAATATTACAGTGTTTATAAAATTGATAACAATGAATATTCATATAACGATTTACGATATCCGTTATTAGATGAAACAAACCCTAATTCTTCCGTATTTAGTTTATTACTTTACAAAGATGAAAATAGACTAAATATGAAGCCTTTTGAACCCAAATTTGAAGGTTTTAATAACATAATGACCACTATGTGGCTTCGTATGAAAGGGATTTAG
- a CDS encoding CPBP family intramembrane glutamic endopeptidase, producing the protein MSSIRYKSLEFFIIFIVLPVSFALNYSVWIKLSLGFIGFVYIIYTLLKVEKEKFKIAPNLNWKLFWKETIVKLFIIAAITSSFVYLTDKESLFNVIINKPKLWILILFIYSLFSVYPQELIYRTFFFKRYHDLFNNKSFLIFINAVVFSLGHIFFKNALVIVLTFLGGLLFAITYNKTKSTLLVSIEHAIYGCWLFTIGMGSMLGFPT; encoded by the coding sequence ATGAGTTCAATACGCTATAAGAGTTTAGAGTTTTTTATCATTTTTATTGTTTTACCTGTAAGTTTTGCGTTAAATTATTCTGTTTGGATAAAATTAAGCTTAGGCTTTATTGGGTTTGTTTATATTATTTATACACTACTAAAAGTGGAAAAAGAAAAATTTAAAATAGCACCAAACCTTAATTGGAAATTATTTTGGAAAGAAACTATTGTTAAGCTGTTTATAATAGCTGCTATAACATCAAGTTTTGTTTATTTAACAGATAAAGAATCACTGTTTAATGTCATAATAAATAAACCCAAATTATGGATTTTAATATTGTTTATTTATAGTTTGTTTTCAGTGTATCCCCAAGAATTAATTTACAGAACTTTTTTCTTTAAAAGATACCATGACCTTTTTAATAATAAATCATTTCTAATATTTATAAACGCTGTAGTATTTTCGTTAGGGCATATATTTTTCAAAAATGCATTAGTAATTGTTTTAACCTTTCTTGGAGGATTATTATTTGCTATTACTTATAATAAAACAAAATCTACATTATTAGTTTCTATAGAGCATGCAATTTATGGTTGTTGGTTGTTTACAATAGGCATGGGCAGTATGTTAGGATTTCCAACTTAA
- a CDS encoding sensor histidine kinase: MVQTTERIASTASERYLLIYMIAVLVIVTTLVIIFFVVFLKRKNKLLLERVKQQQAFEAEIAQAQTETQEQTLKNIGWELHDNIGQLLSFASMQLSILKMQVADDVKDKFKDTSKALKESLAEVRQLSKTLNNEVVLNIGFEKSITNELNRLKKMKFTSAELKIIGDKIEFVNRKHEIIIFRILQEFLSNSVKYSEAKNLSISLDYQPNRLVITATDDGKGFDIDTVEKGSGLINMKSRAALVKAKLDLTSKPNEGVKLVIDYPFDKL; encoded by the coding sequence ATGGTGCAGACCACAGAACGAATAGCTAGTACAGCTTCAGAAAGATATTTATTGATTTATATGATAGCTGTTTTAGTTATTGTAACCACATTAGTTATTATATTTTTTGTGGTGTTTTTAAAACGAAAAAACAAATTACTTCTAGAACGTGTAAAACAACAACAAGCCTTTGAGGCAGAAATAGCGCAAGCACAAACAGAAACTCAAGAGCAAACTTTAAAAAATATTGGTTGGGAATTACATGATAATATTGGGCAGTTATTGTCTTTTGCCAGTATGCAACTTAGTATTTTAAAAATGCAGGTAGCAGATGATGTAAAAGACAAATTTAAAGATACTTCTAAAGCGCTTAAAGAAAGTTTAGCCGAAGTACGCCAATTATCTAAAACCCTAAATAATGAAGTGGTTTTAAATATTGGTTTTGAAAAATCTATTACCAATGAATTGAATCGATTAAAAAAGATGAAGTTCACATCTGCTGAGTTAAAAATAATAGGAGATAAGATTGAGTTTGTTAATCGAAAACATGAAATTATTATTTTTAGAATTCTTCAAGAGTTTTTATCAAATTCCGTAAAATATTCCGAAGCAAAAAACTTAAGCATTTCTTTGGATTATCAACCAAATCGTTTGGTAATTACAGCAACAGATGATGGAAAAGGATTTGATATTGATACCGTTGAAAAAGGCTCTGGTTTAATTAATATGAAAAGTAGAGCGGCTCTAGTAAAGGCTAAACTAGATTTAACATCTAAACCTAATGAAGGTGTTAAATTAGTAATAGACTATCCTTTTGATAAATTATAG
- a CDS encoding Lrp/AsnC family transcriptional regulator produces MIFDSTDKRLLEYLQQDSKQTNKELSNKLNLSVTAVYERIKKLEKEGFINKYVALINKEKINRNFVVFCHVKLVQHSQDYVIKFENEVANLSEVLECYHISGDYDYLLKVLVKDMAAFREFMVDKLTTINHIGSTHSMFVINEVKHTTAINF; encoded by the coding sequence ATGATATTTGATAGCACAGATAAAAGATTATTGGAGTATTTACAACAAGACAGTAAACAAACTAATAAAGAGCTTTCTAATAAGTTGAACCTTTCTGTAACTGCTGTTTATGAACGTATTAAAAAACTTGAAAAAGAAGGCTTCATAAATAAATATGTGGCTTTAATTAACAAAGAAAAAATTAATAGAAATTTTGTGGTGTTTTGTCATGTTAAGTTGGTGCAACATTCACAAGATTATGTTATAAAATTCGAAAACGAAGTAGCAAATTTGAGTGAGGTTTTAGAATGTTATCATATAAGTGGCGATTATGATTACTTGCTAAAAGTTTTAGTGAAAGACATGGCAGCTTTTAGAGAATTTATGGTAGATAAGTTAACTACAATAAATCATATTGGAAGCACACATAGTATGTTTGTTATAAATGAAGTGAAGCATACCACAGCAATTAATTTTTAA
- the panB gene encoding 3-methyl-2-oxobutanoate hydroxymethyltransferase, translating to MSVAKKEYKRITVKTLVDMKANGEKISMLTAYDYTMAKIVDGAGVDVILVGDSASNVMAGHETTLPITLDQMIYHASSVIRAIKRSLVVVDLPFGTYQSDPKEALRSAIRIMKESGGHAVKMEGGKEVKESIKRILNAGIPVMGHLGLIPQSIYKFGTYTVRAKEEQEAEQLIEDAKMLERIGCFGIVLEKIPAKLAKQVAESVSIPIIGIGAGNGVDGQVLVLHDMLGMTHEFNPRFLRRYMNLYEDMTTAISQYVDDVKTVDFPSDKEQY from the coding sequence ATGTCTGTAGCCAAAAAAGAATATAAACGCATTACCGTAAAAACATTAGTAGATATGAAAGCCAATGGTGAAAAAATATCAATGCTAACAGCTTACGATTATACTATGGCAAAAATTGTTGACGGAGCTGGTGTAGATGTTATTTTGGTTGGTGATTCGGCTAGTAACGTTATGGCAGGACATGAAACAACACTGCCTATTACTTTAGACCAAATGATTTACCACGCATCATCTGTAATTCGTGCTATAAAAAGATCTTTAGTAGTAGTAGATTTACCCTTTGGTACTTACCAAAGTGACCCAAAAGAAGCCTTACGTTCTGCTATTAGAATTATGAAAGAATCTGGTGGGCATGCTGTAAAAATGGAAGGCGGTAAAGAAGTAAAAGAATCTATTAAGCGTATTTTAAATGCTGGTATTCCTGTTATGGGACATTTAGGATTAATTCCTCAATCTATCTATAAATTTGGAACTTACACCGTTCGTGCTAAAGAAGAGCAAGAAGCTGAACAGCTTATTGAAGATGCTAAAATGCTTGAACGCATAGGTTGTTTTGGTATTGTTTTAGAAAAAATACCTGCTAAACTAGCAAAACAGGTTGCAGAAAGTGTTAGCATTCCTATTATTGGTATTGGTGCTGGAAATGGTGTTGACGGACAAGTTTTAGTTTTACATGATATGCTGGGAATGACACATGAATTCAACCCTCGTTTTTTACGTCGTTATATGAATTTATATGAAGATATGACTACTGCCATTTCTCAATATGTAGATGATGTAAAAACTGTTGATTTCCCAAGTGATAAAGAACAATACTAA
- a CDS encoding RluA family pseudouridine synthase codes for MPKVLSNKSNLQVLFEDNHIIIVNKRAGDIVQGDKTGDTPLSDVVKEYIKDKYNKPGNVYLGTVHRLDRPTTGLVIFSKTSKALPRLNKLFLSKEIKKTYWAIVKNEPPNTEDTLIHWLKKNPKNNKSYSHLKEVEGSKKAILHYKTLKQLDNYYLLEVSLETGRHHQIRSQLSSIGCPIKGDLKYGFDRSNKDASIHLHARQIEFIHPVKKEPVNIIAPLPKDPVWDACMS; via the coding sequence GTGCCTAAAGTCCTTTCCAATAAATCAAATTTACAAGTTCTATTTGAGGACAATCACATCATAATTGTAAACAAACGCGCTGGTGATATTGTACAAGGAGATAAAACTGGTGACACACCACTTAGTGATGTTGTAAAAGAATATATAAAAGATAAATACAATAAACCTGGTAATGTATATTTAGGCACTGTGCATAGACTAGACAGACCAACTACAGGTCTTGTTATTTTCTCAAAAACAAGTAAAGCACTTCCTAGGCTTAATAAATTATTCTTATCAAAAGAGATTAAAAAAACATATTGGGCCATTGTTAAAAATGAACCGCCCAATACAGAAGACACCCTTATTCATTGGTTAAAAAAGAACCCAAAAAACAATAAATCCTACAGCCATTTAAAGGAAGTAGAAGGTAGCAAAAAAGCTATTCTTCATTATAAAACACTAAAGCAACTAGATAATTATTACCTCTTAGAAGTTAGTTTAGAAACGGGTAGACATCATCAAATTCGTTCTCAATTATCTAGTATTGGTTGTCCAATTAAAGGTGATTTAAAATATGGTTTTGACAGAAGTAATAAAGACGCTAGTATTCATTTACATGCAAGACAAATAGAATTTATCCATCCTGTTAAAAAAGAACCCGTTAATATTATTGCGCCTTTACCAAAAGATCCTGTTTGGGATGCTTGTATGTCTTAA
- a CDS encoding aldehyde dehydrogenase, which yields MPNIISAQRALFKSQKTKSVSFRLSLLKTLKTEIQLREQDIYEALKNDFNKPEFESFISEFGLVMSELNSAIKNVKKWSKPERVTSSLLTFPSKDYIYKEPYGNILVIAPWNYPFLLAINPLIMAISAGNTVVLKPSELTINTSKLLTEIIEKVFTSEVVASVEGGVETSTELLAQKWDYIFFTGSVPVGKIVAKAAAKHLTPVTLELGGKSPCIIDDSANLKLVAKRLSWGKFFNGGQTCIAPDYVIIKANIKDKFIELLKAEIVTRYGNNPKESKSFPRIINKKNVLRLKKMLHDSTIVFGGEVDENECYIAPTLIDNPSLNSEVMQDEIFGPILPILSYENETDIESIIWNFEKPLSLYVFSNKKAFIKHIISKYSFGGGVVNDSLIHFGNDKLPFGGVGASGMGSYHGKFGFDTFSHNKSIIKRGNWLDPSMRYAPYKENFGLIKKLFSYFS from the coding sequence ATACCCAACATAATATCTGCTCAAAGAGCCCTTTTTAAATCTCAAAAAACAAAGTCTGTTTCGTTTAGACTATCATTGTTAAAGACTTTAAAAACAGAAATTCAATTAAGAGAGCAAGATATTTACGAGGCTTTAAAAAACGATTTTAACAAACCTGAATTTGAATCTTTTATAAGTGAATTTGGTTTGGTTATGTCTGAATTAAATTCTGCCATTAAAAATGTAAAAAAATGGTCTAAACCAGAGCGTGTAACATCATCGTTATTAACATTCCCATCAAAAGATTATATCTATAAAGAACCTTACGGTAATATATTAGTTATCGCTCCCTGGAACTACCCCTTTTTACTGGCAATCAACCCATTAATAATGGCTATTTCTGCAGGTAATACAGTGGTTTTAAAACCAAGCGAACTAACTATTAATACATCAAAATTACTCACAGAAATTATTGAAAAGGTCTTTACAAGTGAAGTTGTTGCATCTGTTGAAGGCGGTGTTGAAACGTCTACAGAACTACTAGCTCAAAAATGGGATTATATATTTTTTACCGGAAGTGTTCCTGTGGGTAAAATTGTTGCAAAAGCGGCCGCAAAACATTTAACACCTGTAACTTTAGAACTAGGTGGAAAATCGCCTTGTATTATTGATGATTCTGCTAACTTAAAATTAGTTGCAAAACGCCTAAGCTGGGGGAAATTTTTTAATGGTGGACAAACTTGTATTGCACCCGATTATGTAATTATTAAAGCGAATATTAAAGATAAATTTATTGAGCTTTTAAAAGCTGAAATAGTTACTAGATATGGTAATAACCCAAAAGAGTCAAAAAGTTTTCCTCGAATTATTAATAAAAAGAATGTTTTAAGACTCAAAAAAATGTTACATGACAGCACTATTGTTTTTGGCGGTGAAGTTGATGAAAATGAGTGCTACATTGCTCCTACTCTAATTGATAATCCCAGTTTAAACAGTGAAGTGATGCAAGATGAAATATTCGGACCCATTTTGCCTATTTTGTCTTACGAGAATGAAACTGATATAGAATCTATAATATGGAATTTTGAAAAACCATTATCGCTTTATGTGTTTTCAAACAAGAAAGCTTTTATAAAACATATAATTAGTAAATACAGTTTTGGTGGCGGTGTTGTAAATGACTCATTAATTCATTTTGGTAATGATAAATTACCTTTTGGAGGTGTTGGCGCAAGTGGTATGGGAAGTTATCATGGTAAATTTGGTTTTGATACGTTTTCACATAATAAATCCATTATAAAACGCGGGAATTGGCTTGACCCTTCAATGCGTTATGCACCTTACAAAGAAAATTTTGGATTAATAAAAAAACTGTTTAGCTACTTTTCTTGA
- a CDS encoding aminotransferase class I/II-fold pyridoxal phosphate-dependent enzyme, with translation MAFKPANNIQDLQYFGEFGGVNPSISDSSTYTFLSAKTMFDTFEGNADGCYLYSRHSSPSNLYLGEALAAMEGTETANVAASGMGAITPVLLQLCGAGDHIVSSRTIYGGTYAFLKNFIPRLNIETSFVDITNLESVEAAITKNTKALYCESVSNPLLEVADIKGLSEIAKRHNLKLVVDNTFSPLSISPAILGADIVIHSLTKFINGSSDTVGGVVCGTQEFINDLRNVNSGASMLLGSTMDSLRAASILKNLRTLHIRMQQHSKNGLFLAEKFEKDGLKTVYPGLKSHPSHELFKTMMNPQYGFGSMLTIDVGSLEKANELMELMQNRNLGYLAVSLGFYKTLFSAPGTSTSSEIPEEEQKTMGLSDGLIRFSIGLDADIERTYKMMRKCMEELNILDSKLRIC, from the coding sequence ATGGCATTTAAACCCGCAAATAATATACAAGACTTACAATATTTTGGCGAATTTGGAGGTGTAAACCCCTCCATATCAGATTCATCTACTTACACTTTTCTATCTGCAAAAACAATGTTTGATACGTTTGAAGGAAATGCAGATGGTTGTTATTTATATTCTCGTCACTCCTCGCCTTCTAACTTATATTTAGGAGAAGCTTTAGCTGCTATGGAAGGTACAGAAACTGCAAATGTTGCTGCATCTGGTATGGGCGCTATTACACCTGTATTATTGCAATTATGTGGTGCTGGCGACCATATTGTTTCTAGCAGAACTATTTATGGAGGAACCTATGCATTCTTAAAAAACTTTATACCTCGTTTAAATATAGAGACATCTTTTGTAGACATTACAAATTTGGAAAGTGTTGAGGCAGCAATTACTAAAAACACTAAAGCTCTTTACTGTGAATCGGTTAGTAACCCGCTTCTAGAAGTTGCAGATATTAAAGGATTATCTGAAATTGCTAAACGCCATAACTTAAAATTAGTTGTAGATAATACATTTTCTCCTTTATCAATATCACCAGCTATATTAGGAGCAGATATTGTAATACATAGCTTAACAAAATTTATTAATGGTTCTAGTGATACTGTTGGTGGAGTTGTTTGCGGGACTCAAGAATTTATAAATGATTTACGTAATGTAAATTCTGGAGCTTCAATGCTTTTAGGTTCTACAATGGATAGTTTACGAGCGGCTTCAATTTTAAAAAACCTAAGAACATTGCATATTAGAATGCAACAACACAGTAAAAATGGTTTATTCCTTGCAGAAAAATTTGAAAAAGATGGTTTAAAAACGGTATATCCAGGATTAAAATCGCATCCTTCTCATGAATTATTTAAAACAATGATGAACCCTCAATATGGGTTTGGAAGTATGCTAACTATTGATGTTGGTTCATTAGAAAAAGCCAATGAATTAATGGAACTTATGCAAAACCGAAACCTTGGTTATTTGGCCGTTAGTTTAGGATTTTACAAAACGCTGTTTAGTGCTCCGGGAACTTCTACATCATCAGAAATTCCAGAAGAGGAACAAAAAACAATGGGTTTAAGCGATGGCTTAATTCGATTTTCAATAGGTTTAGATGCAGATATTGAACGTACTTACAAGATGATGCGTAAATGCATGGAGGAATTAAATATATTAGATTCAAAATTAAGAATTTGCTAA
- the nhaC gene encoding Na+/H+ antiporter NhaC produces MQKEKNISNFKADNQNIIENTELNIWEALIPVIILMGLLAYNIFFADGEMFGGYSNQIILLFGGLVAAIVGVFNKVSLSIMLSEVWENLKSIFVPVLILLLVGALAGTWLVSGVIPAMVYYGLQVLSPSIFLPACVIICALISISTGSSWTTSATVGIALVGIGTALGINSGMIAGAVISGAYFGDKMSPLSDTTNLAPAIAGTDLFTHIRYMTITTVPTIIVTLIVFAILSATIDTSGSADVSNLINTISITFNISPWLFLVPVTVIALILMKTKPLIALGAGVLIAAVFAFIFQPEILNNLSDSKISSIFNSILIDTEIATDNEKLNELFSAGGMNGMLWTIYLIICAMVFGGIMDGIGALSKITKVLLSVATSIFGLFASTVISCLGLNTIASDQYLAIVIPGKMFKKAFEDKNLAPENLSRTLEDSGTVTSVLIPWNTCGAYQSGVLGVGVGEYFFYAIFNWLSPFTTLLFAALRIKIKQITTK; encoded by the coding sequence ATGCAAAAAGAAAAAAACATCTCCAACTTTAAAGCCGACAATCAAAACATTATTGAAAACACTGAATTAAATATATGGGAAGCTTTAATTCCTGTAATTATTTTAATGGGATTATTGGCTTACAACATTTTTTTTGCAGATGGCGAAATGTTTGGTGGGTATTCAAATCAAATTATTCTATTATTTGGAGGTCTTGTAGCTGCTATTGTTGGGGTTTTTAATAAAGTTTCGTTATCCATTATGCTTTCTGAAGTTTGGGAAAACCTAAAAAGCATTTTTGTGCCAGTTTTAATTTTACTATTAGTTGGTGCTTTAGCCGGAACATGGTTGGTTAGTGGCGTTATTCCTGCTATGGTATATTATGGGTTACAAGTGTTAAGTCCTTCTATATTTTTACCCGCATGTGTTATTATTTGTGCATTAATTTCTATTTCTACAGGAAGTTCTTGGACAACATCTGCAACCGTTGGTATTGCTTTAGTAGGTATTGGTACTGCCTTAGGTATAAATTCTGGTATGATTGCTGGGGCTGTTATTTCTGGAGCTTATTTTGGAGATAAAATGTCTCCTTTAAGCGATACTACAAATCTAGCGCCTGCAATTGCCGGAACAGATTTATTTACTCATATACGTTATATGACAATTACTACGGTGCCTACCATTATTGTGACTCTTATTGTTTTTGCAATATTAAGTGCAACTATTGATACATCTGGAAGTGCAGATGTTAGTAATTTAATAAACACTATCAGCATAACTTTTAATATTTCTCCATGGCTGTTTTTAGTTCCAGTAACAGTTATAGCATTAATATTAATGAAAACAAAACCCTTAATTGCTCTAGGTGCTGGGGTTTTAATTGCAGCTGTTTTCGCTTTTATTTTTCAACCTGAAATTTTAAATAATTTAAGCGATTCAAAAATAAGTTCCATATTCAACTCAATTTTAATTGATACAGAAATAGCTACTGATAATGAAAAATTGAATGAATTATTTTCTGCCGGCGGAATGAATGGTATGCTTTGGACCATTTACCTCATTATATGTGCTATGGTTTTTGGTGGTATTATGGATGGTATTGGAGCTTTATCCAAAATAACTAAGGTATTACTGTCGGTTGCTACTTCAATATTTGGGCTCTTTGCAAGTACAGTTATTAGTTGTTTAGGTTTAAACACAATTGCATCAGACCAATATTTAGCTATAGTTATACCTGGAAAAATGTTTAAAAAAGCATTCGAAGATAAAAATTTAGCCCCAGAAAATTTAAGTAGAACACTTGAAGATTCTGGAACTGTTACTTCTGTTTTAATTCCTTGGAATACTTGTGGCGCCTATCAATCTGGTGTTTTAGGTGTAGGTGTTGGCGAGTATTTTTTCTATGCTATTTTCAATTGGCTAAGTCCGTTTACTACATTACTGTTTGCTGCTCTTAGAATTAAAATCAAACAAATTACTACAAAATAA